A stretch of Bradyrhizobium sp. AZCC 2262 DNA encodes these proteins:
- a CDS encoding NADPH-dependent FMN reductase, whose product MTTDRAMNVRVLVGSLRKASLNGMLANALISLAPSSMKLETVEIGQLPFFNQDLETTDTPTQWTAFRQRIKAADAVLFVTPEYNRSVPPALKNALDVGSRPYGSSVWDRKPAAIASCSPSAIGAFGANHHLRQSLVFLNVPTMQQPEAYLGHADKLFDEQGKLVNDGTRKFLQDFMQAFANWAETNRS is encoded by the coding sequence ATGACCACGGATAGAGCGATGAATGTGAGGGTGCTGGTTGGAAGCCTGCGGAAGGCTTCCCTTAACGGGATGCTGGCGAATGCACTGATCTCGCTGGCGCCGTCCTCGATGAAGCTCGAAACCGTCGAGATCGGGCAATTGCCATTTTTCAATCAGGATCTCGAGACCACAGACACGCCGACGCAATGGACCGCGTTCCGGCAGCGCATCAAGGCCGCCGATGCCGTTCTGTTCGTTACCCCCGAATATAACCGTTCGGTGCCGCCAGCTCTCAAGAACGCGCTGGATGTCGGCTCCAGGCCGTATGGAAGCAGCGTCTGGGACCGCAAGCCTGCTGCGATTGCAAGCTGCTCGCCCAGCGCGATCGGGGCCTTCGGAGCCAATCATCATCTGCGGCAGTCACTGGTGTTTCTGAACGTGCCGACCATGCAGCAGCCCGAAGCTTATCTCGGACATGCCGACAAGCTGTTCGACGAACAGGGCAAGCTCGTCAACGACGGCACCCGCAAATTCCTGCAGGATTTCATGCAGGCGTTCGCAAATTGGGCTGAGACGAATCGCTCTTAG